The genomic interval TTCTAAAACCGGACTTGCTTCTTATATCGCATCCAGACTGACCATGCTTGAAGGTATGACTCTACTTGTTTTTGTCGGGCTGGTTGTTATTATCACAATCTTTTTGACAGAAATAACTTCCAACACCGCAACGGCTACCTTGCTTGTACCTATTATGGGTAGTGCTGCAATTGCGATGGGTGTTAACCCGCTGGCAACAATTGTCGGTGCTTGTGTTGCTGCTTCCTTCGCATTCATGCTCCCGGTTGCAACTCCGCCTAATGCAGTTGTTTTCGGTAGCGGGTGTGTTTCGATCAAACAAATGGCCGCAGCCGGTTTTTGGTTAAACATATTCGGAGCAATTCTAATCACGTTCTCAGTTGTTTACTTCCTACCGGTAATTTGGGGTGTTGATCTGAATGTACTCCCTTCATGGGCTGTAATGCCTAAATAAAACAATCATCTTATTTCCGGGCGATATTTTTATCGCCCGGAAATATTTTTTCAAAGAAATATTATTTTTATACTTTACTAAAAGATAAGAGTCGTAGCGGACTAGCGCTGACTAAATTTTATGATTGAAAGAACGAAAATTTTTGACCGAAGCCGGATTTAGGTAGAGCTAAAAATTAATGCCCCTTCTGCTCTTGCTTATTCGAAGGCGTTTCTTAGCTGAAAAGATTAAGAATATTCGGTCGACAATGTATGACAACTGCATGTTTGTCCGTTTTTTTCCTGCTACCCGCAAGGCGGGGAAAAAGGATAATTTATCCGTTGTCATGGGAGACTTCAAAATGCCTCGCAAGCATTTTCCCGGCAGTGACGTTACAGTTTGCCTGCTCATCGCAACAACTGGTTGTAGCACTTACGACTTGGCAGTATGGCGGACCTCATCAGTACCTCCTGCGTTTGCTGTCGGGAAGTCTCCTTCTAATAGAAACGAAAGCATGATATAAAAAACTATTGTGGTATTATTTTATTTCCTAAATCCGGAGAAAATATGTCGAATTGTCTTTATATAGCGGCTACAGAAGCACGCAGCGGAAAGTCTGCTATTGTGCTGGGCGTAATGCAGTTGCTGCTGACCCATGTTCGTAAGGTTGCGATTTTCAGACCTATTATTCATGACGGCTTTGGCGGCGGGCGTGATCATGATATTGATTTAATTCTGAGCCATTTTAAACTCCCTCAAAAGTATGAAACAACTTACGTCTATACTCAGAGTGAAGCGACAAGAATGATTAATGACGGAAATAATTCAGTATTAATGGAAAATATTCTTGAAAAGTTCAGAAGTCTCCAAGAAGAATATGATTTTGTGCTTTGTGAAGGGACTGATTATTTGGGAGCTGAAGCCGCAGTTGAATTTGAAATAAATATGGATGTAGTAGGCAATTTAGGCTGCCCTGTACTTGCTGTGCTTAACGGAATGGAAGGTCAGGAAGATGAAATATGTGATTTGTCCAGAAGGACATTTGATTTGTTTCAGGAAAAGGGGTTGGACGTTATTGCTGTTATGGTTAACAGGGCCGGCAAAAAGGTTTCCAGTGATTTGGTTGACAGGATAAAAGCGGGCTTCATCACTGTGAACAAACCTCTGGTATATATTATCCCTGATGATAAACGACTTGCAAACCCGACTGTAAATGATGTTGCAAAATGGATGGATTGTAAGGTCCTGTACGGAGCAGACAGACTGGAAACTCCCGTAAATGATTACGTTGTAGCAGCAATGCATATTGAGAATTTTTTGAAGTATGTCGGTGAGGGAAGTCTTATTATCACCCCCGGAGACCGCTCCGATATTATTCTTGCAAGCTTGGCGTCGCGCTTGTCAGATGCCTACCCGAATATATCAGGCATTCTTCTGACAGGCGGTATACATCCGGCAATGACCGTGCATCATCTTATAGAAGGCTGGAAAGGTGTTCCGATACCTATCTTAATTGTCCCGGAGCATACATACAAAACTGCGCAGATAGTGCAGGGACTTCACGGAACCATTGATCCTGAAAACAGTGTTAAGGTTCTGTCGGCACTCGGCCTTTTTGAAACATGTGTAAACTCTCATGAATTGCAACAGAAGCTGGTCTCAACAGTCTCTACAAGAATTACTCCGTTTATGTTTGAACATACCCTGCTGCATAAAGCACGTGAGAAAAAACAGCATATAGTTTTGCCTGAAGGTACAAGTGAAAGAATTCTGCATGCTGCTGATATTTTGACGCGTAGGGATGTTGTTACACTTACGTTACTCGGTAATGAGGAAGAAATCAGGCAGATTGCATCAAATATTGATATCAATCTTGAGGGCATAAATATTGTCGACCCCGTGAAGGCAGATTGTTTTGAAAAGTTTGTGGAAGATTATTATGAACTGCGTAAGCACAAGTGCATTATGAAAGAAGATGCCCGTGACCGTATGAGTGATCCTACGTATTTCGGGACAATGATGGTCAAGACCGGAATGGCGGGTGGAATGGTTTCCGGATCGGTTACTACAACAGCTCAGACTATCCGTCCTGCTTTTGAATTTATAAAAACAAAGCCCGGAGTATCAATAGTTTCCAGTGTTTTTCTAATGTGCCAGAATGATCAGGTTATGGTTTACGGGGATTGCGCAGTAAATCCTAATCCTGATGCCAGCGAGCTTGCGGAAATTGCAATCAGCTCGGCGGAGACTGCAAGAATCTTCGGTATCGAGCCACGGGTGGCAATGCTTTCGTATTCAACAGGATCTTTGAGTAAAGGGAAAGATGTAGATAAAGTGGTGGAAGCGACCAGAATTATTCGCGAGAAAGCACCGGATTTGGCGGTGGAAGGACCGCTTCAATATGATGTTGCTGTTGACCCTTACGCTGCAGAGGAGTTTATGCCCGGTAATGCCGTTGCAGGCAAAGCGACTGTTTTGATTTTTCCTGACCTTAATACAGGTAACAATACGTATAAGGCTGTTCAAAGGTCTGTGCCTGATTCGGTTGCCATCGGTCCTATACTTCAGGGACTTAAAAAACCGGTTAACGATTTGAGCCGCGGGTGTCAGGTGCGTGATATTGTCAACACTGTGGCAATTACGGCGATTCAAGCTCAGTCTGAATCTTAATCAGCCAATAATTCAGTATCTTATGTTTAAATTAATTTTGTTGAATGCCTATTCAATATATAGTTGTAATAAGTCGTTAAAGCGTTTATATACAGCTTTAAAGGTACTGTTTGATCAATCGATCAATGAGGTCAGCTTCATTTTTGCCGGGATGCTGATATTTACAGGTAGGCAAACTATGTAATGGTATGCTAAAGTTTTCGGTGCACGCCTTCCAAACCAAAAGACACGGAGAAAGTATAATGGCTAAGAAAATGAAAACAATGGATGGTAACCAAGCCGCGGCATATGTAGCGTATGCTATGTGTGAAACCGCAGCTATCTTTCCTATCACTCCTTCATCCCCTATGGCTGAGTTTGCAGATGAATGGGCTCTTAAGGGTGTAAAAAATATTTTCGGGACTTCAATGGAAGTTCGTGAACTGCAGTCAGAAGGCGGAGCTGCCGGAGCCCTGCATGGTGCTCTTGCTGCCGGTAACCTTTCCTGTACCTTCACAGCCTCACAGGGCCTCCTGCTGATGATTCCTAACATGTATAAGATTGCAGGCGAGCTTCTCCCCACAGTCTTCCATGTTTCTGCCCGCGCTCTGGCCGGCCACGCTCTTTCCATTTTCGGTGACCATCAGGACGTAATGGCCTGCCGTCAGACCGGATTTGCAATGCTGGCTTCTAACTCCGTGCAGGAAAGTCTTGACCTTGCACTTGTTTCACATCTTGCAACTATTGAATCAGACATTCCTTTTGTTCATTTCTTTGATGGTTTCAGAACTTCTCATGAAATTCAGAAAGTCGAACTTATCGACTACGCTGATATGGCAAGTGCTCTTAACTGGGAAAAAGTAAGAGACTTCCGTGACCGTGCTCTCAATCCTGAACATCCTCACACCAGAGGAACAGCTCAGAACCCGGATATTTACTTCCAGGCTCTTGAAGCAATCAATCCTTACAGAGACGCAGTTCCCGGTCATGTTGAAGATGCAATGAAAAAAGTGGCTGATATTACCGGCCGCAAATATAAACTTTTTGATTACGTAGGACATCCTGAAGCTGAAGATGTTATTATTGCAATGGGTTCCAGCTGTGAAGCCATTGAAGAAACAATCGAACGCCTTAACGCTCAGGGCGAAAGACTCGGACTTGTAAAAGTCAGACTTTTCCGTCCGTTCTCAATGGAACACTTAGGACGCGCACTGCCTGCAACCACTCAGCAGATCACTGTTCTGGATCGCACCAAAGAAGGCGGAGCTATCGGTGATCCTTTGTACCTTGATGTTTGCACCGCTCTCAGAGAATTGAAAATTGATCTTCCTGTTCACGCCGGACGGTACGGCCTCGGTTCAAAGGAATTCACTCCTTCCATGGTCAAAGCAATCTATGACAACATGAAGTCAATTGCTCCCAGACATCATTACACTGTCGGTATCCACGATGATGTTACCCGTCTTTCTCTTGAAATCGGACCGAATTTGGATGTTACTCCTGAAGGCACTGTTCAGTGTAAATTCTGGGGTCTCGGTTCAGACGGTACTGTCGGGGCTAATAAGCAGGCGATTAAAATTATCGGTGATAAGACTGATAAATTTGCGCAGGGTTACTTTGCTTACGATTCCAAAAAATCAGGTGGTATCACCGTATCGCATCTGCGTTTTGGTGATCATCCTATCAAATCAACATATCTCGTTGAAATATCTGACTTCATAGCTTGTCATAATCCAAGTTACGTTAAACTTTATGATCTTTTAGACGGAATCCGCCCCGGCGGAACATTCCTGCTGAATACCAGCATGGGACTCGAAGATCTGGAAGTTGAACTTCCTGCAAAGCTCCGCCGCAAAATTGCCAAGAACAATCTTAAGTTCTACACAATTGATGCTGTTAAAATTGCCGCAGCTGTAGGTCTTGGCGGACGCATAAATATGATTATGCAGACCGCATTCTTTAAATTAGCAAATGTAATTCCTTTTGCGGATGCTGTTGCTTACCTTAAAGAATCAATTAAGAACGAATACGGCAAAAAGGGCGATAAAATCGTCAATATGAATAATGCCGCTGTTGATGAAGCAGAAGCCAATATCAACGAAATTAAATATCCTGAATCATGGGCAACCATGGAAGATGAAACGGTTGAAGAACACTTTGAACCGGAATTCATCACTGATGTTGTTAAACCTATCCTTGCTCAGAAGGGTGACGAGCTTCCTGTCAGCGCATTTTCACCTGACGGCCGTTTCCCGATGGGAACAAGCCGTTTTGAAAAACGCGGCGTAGCAATTCTGGTTCCTGAATGGGACAAAGACAATTGTATTCAGTGTAACCAGTGTTCATTCGTCTGCCCTCACAGTGCTTTGCGTGCTGTGCTTGTCAACGAAGAAGAACATTCAATTGCTCCGGACAGCTTTGAAACAGTTGAAGCCAAAGGTAAAGGATTTGAAGGCCTGCAGTATCGTATGCAGGTCAACGTCCTTGACTGTCAGGGCTGTGGGAACTGTGCGGATATCTGTCCTGCAAAAGACAAAGCTCTGCATATGAAACCTATAGCTTCGCAGACAGATGCTCAGGTTCCTAACTATGACTTCTCTGAAATTGTCTCCTTCAAGGATGACATTCTTCCCCGCACTACTGTTAAGGGCAGCCAGTTCCAGCAGTCTCTGCTTGAATTCTCCGGTGCCTGCGCAGGTTGCGGTGAAACTCCTTATGCGAAAGTTCTGACTCAGCTCTTCGGCGAACGCATGATTATCGCCAATGCAACCGGTTGTTCCTCCATCTGGGGTGCATCTGCTCCTTCCACTCCTTATTGCGAGAATCTGGAAGGCCACGGACCTGCATGGGGTAACTCCTTGTTTGAAGATGCCGCTGAATACGGTTTCGGTATGGAAATGGCTATCTCCAACCGCCGTAACCGCTTAGCTATGCAGATGAAGCAGGCTATGGAAGGCGAGATGAGTGCTGACCTGCGCGAAGCCATGACAGGCTGGATTGAAAATAAAGATGACGCTCAGAAATCACTTGAATACGGTGATAAACTTCGTGATCTCCTTTCTATCGAAGCTGATTGCAGTGACCTGCTTTGCGAAATTGAAGAGCAGGAAGATATCTTCACCAAGAAATCAATATGGTGTTTCGGCGGTGACGGATGGGCATACGACATCGGATTCGGCGGTCTCGACCATGTTCTTGCTTCCGGTAAGGATATCAACGTATTGGTAATGGATACCGAAGTGTACTCCAATACCGGTGGTCAGGCTTCTAAGGCAACACCTCTCGGATCAGTTGCCAAGTTTGCAGCCGGTGGTAAGATGACCGCCAAGAAAGATCTTGGACGTATGATGATGACTTACGGTTATGTCTACGTCGCTTCCGTCTCCATGGGTGCTAACAAGAATCAGGTAATGAAAGCATTCCTTGAAGCTGAAGCGTACCCCGGTCCTTCTTTGGTTATTGCATATGCACCTTGTATCAATCAGGGAATCAGAAAAGGCATGGGTAAAACCCAGTACGAAGGTAAACTTGCAGTTGAATCAGGTTACTGGCCTCTTTACAGATTCGATCCACGCCGCGCAGAAAACGGTGAGAATCCTCTGGTTGTTGAATATAAAGCTCCTGATGGAAATATTCAGGACTTTCTCTCCGGTGAAAACCGTTACGCAATGCTGGAACGCATGCTTCCTGAAACTTCCAAGACACTGCGTGCCGGAATTGAAAAGGATTGTCTGCAAAGATATAAACTGCTCAAGCAGCTCTCTGAACTTGATTACTCACTTGATGATTCAGCCGAATCACCAGCCGAATAATCTCTGTCTCAATATGAATTAAAAAGCCCCCGGATTCGTTAAATCGAATTCGGGGGCTTTATTTACCTGCCTAAACTAGCTTTATGATTTTTATCCGGCATAAAAATCCGCATTTATAATGTTCTTACTTGGTAATTGCAGATGGTAAACTTACGCAGATTGCTGTTCGAGGAGAGCCAGCTCGGCTTGAAGGAGGGCCAGGTCAACCTGTTTAGTTTTTAATTCTTCTGCAGCTTTTTCATCACTGGATGATTTTGCTCTGAGTTCTTCAATTTCTTCTTCAGCGTCGCTGATTTCATTTTTTTTGTCAGTTATTTCGTCAGAATCAGTTTCGGTTCCCTGAGCTGCGCCACTTCCCCCGGCACCTCCGGCACTTGCCCCTTTGGCTCCGCCAGAGTTACTCTTTGAACCTTCTGAATTTTCAGAGCCCTGCTGAGCGTCTCCTTCGCTCTTAGCTCCAGCCCCTTCCGGCTGCACTTCTTTCATGTTTGAAGTGTCTAGACCATTTTTTTGGGCAAAGGCATCCATGGTTCCTTTCAGCTCATTTTTTTGTTTATCATTGAGTTCTGAAGGGTCCTTTGCTCCGAATTCGTCAAGTTTGGTTTTAAACAGATCCATAGCTTCGGCGGAGATTATAACCGTGTCGCCAGACTGAGTTTTAGATTTAATAAGTTCTTCGTCGTGTACCTGTTTTTTTTGAATAGCCTGACTCGTGTCCACTGAGCTGCCGGTTATACTCTGATCAATCGATGAAATTCCATCCATAGCATTCTCCTTTTTTGAAGTTAAAGCCGTCTAGATGAATTAAGTAAGCAAGATATTGACCAAGTTATATTAAGTTATATTAAGAATAAAAAAGCCGCCTAAAGTGGCGGCTTAAAAAAAATATGAAGTCTGCGGCTAACCGCGGCCTTTAGTTTTTGTTTTGCCGTGCTTGGCATTTTTTTCAATAAAAGCGATCAATTTCCCGGCCACGTCTTTGCCGGTTGTTTTTTCAATTCCTTCAAGCCCCGGTGAGGAATTTACTTCCATAACAACCGGACCGTGTTTTGAACGGAGTATATCAACACCGCAAAATCCCAGTCCCATAATTTTAGCACTGCGGACGGCTGTTGAACGTTCTTCAGGGGTAATGGTTATAAGTGAAGCTGTTCCGCCCTGATGCAGGTTGGATCTAAAGTCTCCTTCGCGTCCCTGCCGTTTCATGGAGGCAATAACCTTATCACCGATGACCAGACAGCGGATGTCAGAACCGGATGCTTCAGCAATAAACTCCTGAACTAAAATATTGGCATTAAGTCCTTTGAAAGCTTCTATTATACTTGCCGCTGTATTCTTTGTTTCTGCTAAAACGACTCCTTTCCCCTGAGTTCCTTCCAGCAGTTTGATAACAAGCGGAGCACCCCCGACGACATTGATGAGGTCTTCAGTGTATTTTGTGGAATGGGCAAAAGCTGTTACAGGAAGGCCTATTCCTTTTCTTGCTAAAAGTTGCAAGCTTCTAAGCTTATCACGCGAGCGGGTGATGGATACGGATTCATTTACGCAATATACGCCCATCATTTCAAACTGGCGGACGACTGCGCAGCCGTAAAAAGTAATTGATGCACCGATGCGCGGAATTATTGCGTCAAACCCTTCAAGTGCTTCACCTTTGTAAAGAATACTCGGGTTGTGAGAAGTTATATTCATGTAGCAACGCAAGGGATTGATTACCTGTACTTCGTGGCCACGCTCTTCGCAGGCGCGGACCATGGAGGAAGTAGAGTAAAGTTCTTTTCTGCGTGAAAGAATGCCTATTTTCATATCAATCTCCGGAAATTAAAATCTTTTTATGGACAGCAGCTAAATCTTTTCCCAAAACATAGGAACGTTTGGGATCTACTACTAATTTTTGCGCCATGGCAGTGCGGCCCAGAAGCATTCTGAACTTCATGGTATCGCGATTGGTTAATGTGACTTCTACTTCCCAAGTAAGTTGGCCCATCGTCAACGGCGTCATAATTACAGTTCTTTTTTCCACTCCGCCGCCGGAATTAGTTACGCGACGGGTATCTACGACAGGGGCTTCGCAGAACAGTTCTATATCTTTTCTTCCCTGCGCAGGGTGAATGCCGAAACGAATCCAGCGTTTACCGTCACGCTCGAAAAATTCTTGCTGAAAAGAGTGCAGGCAGGATGTTTTTGCACCTGTGTCAACTTTAGCCTTAATTGCGGGAATTCCAAGTTCAGGGAAACAGGCCCACTCCCGCCAGCCGATGATTGTTCGGCCGTACACTGTGTCCGGTCGCTTCACTCTGTGCTCCTAGGTTATCATTTAAGCGCAAAATCAATGAAGAATGGACATCTTATCAAGATTAGACGTATTGCGGCAAA from Desulfovibrio gilichinskyi carries:
- the pta gene encoding phosphate acetyltransferase, which gives rise to MSNCLYIAATEARSGKSAIVLGVMQLLLTHVRKVAIFRPIIHDGFGGGRDHDIDLILSHFKLPQKYETTYVYTQSEATRMINDGNNSVLMENILEKFRSLQEEYDFVLCEGTDYLGAEAAVEFEINMDVVGNLGCPVLAVLNGMEGQEDEICDLSRRTFDLFQEKGLDVIAVMVNRAGKKVSSDLVDRIKAGFITVNKPLVYIIPDDKRLANPTVNDVAKWMDCKVLYGADRLETPVNDYVVAAMHIENFLKYVGEGSLIITPGDRSDIILASLASRLSDAYPNISGILLTGGIHPAMTVHHLIEGWKGVPIPILIVPEHTYKTAQIVQGLHGTIDPENSVKVLSALGLFETCVNSHELQQKLVSTVSTRITPFMFEHTLLHKAREKKQHIVLPEGTSERILHAADILTRRDVVTLTLLGNEEEIRQIASNIDINLEGINIVDPVKADCFEKFVEDYYELRKHKCIMKEDARDRMSDPTYFGTMMVKTGMAGGMVSGSVTTTAQTIRPAFEFIKTKPGVSIVSSVFLMCQNDQVMVYGDCAVNPNPDASELAEIAISSAETARIFGIEPRVAMLSYSTGSLSKGKDVDKVVEATRIIREKAPDLAVEGPLQYDVAVDPYAAEEFMPGNAVAGKATVLIFPDLNTGNNTYKAVQRSVPDSVAIGPILQGLKKPVNDLSRGCQVRDIVNTVAITAIQAQSES
- the nifJ gene encoding pyruvate:ferredoxin (flavodoxin) oxidoreductase, with the translated sequence MAKKMKTMDGNQAAAYVAYAMCETAAIFPITPSSPMAEFADEWALKGVKNIFGTSMEVRELQSEGGAAGALHGALAAGNLSCTFTASQGLLLMIPNMYKIAGELLPTVFHVSARALAGHALSIFGDHQDVMACRQTGFAMLASNSVQESLDLALVSHLATIESDIPFVHFFDGFRTSHEIQKVELIDYADMASALNWEKVRDFRDRALNPEHPHTRGTAQNPDIYFQALEAINPYRDAVPGHVEDAMKKVADITGRKYKLFDYVGHPEAEDVIIAMGSSCEAIEETIERLNAQGERLGLVKVRLFRPFSMEHLGRALPATTQQITVLDRTKEGGAIGDPLYLDVCTALRELKIDLPVHAGRYGLGSKEFTPSMVKAIYDNMKSIAPRHHYTVGIHDDVTRLSLEIGPNLDVTPEGTVQCKFWGLGSDGTVGANKQAIKIIGDKTDKFAQGYFAYDSKKSGGITVSHLRFGDHPIKSTYLVEISDFIACHNPSYVKLYDLLDGIRPGGTFLLNTSMGLEDLEVELPAKLRRKIAKNNLKFYTIDAVKIAAAVGLGGRINMIMQTAFFKLANVIPFADAVAYLKESIKNEYGKKGDKIVNMNNAAVDEAEANINEIKYPESWATMEDETVEEHFEPEFITDVVKPILAQKGDELPVSAFSPDGRFPMGTSRFEKRGVAILVPEWDKDNCIQCNQCSFVCPHSALRAVLVNEEEHSIAPDSFETVEAKGKGFEGLQYRMQVNVLDCQGCGNCADICPAKDKALHMKPIASQTDAQVPNYDFSEIVSFKDDILPRTTVKGSQFQQSLLEFSGACAGCGETPYAKVLTQLFGERMIIANATGCSSIWGASAPSTPYCENLEGHGPAWGNSLFEDAAEYGFGMEMAISNRRNRLAMQMKQAMEGEMSADLREAMTGWIENKDDAQKSLEYGDKLRDLLSIEADCSDLLCEIEEQEDIFTKKSIWCFGGDGWAYDIGFGGLDHVLASGKDINVLVMDTEVYSNTGGQASKATPLGSVAKFAAGGKMTAKKDLGRMMMTYGYVYVASVSMGANKNQVMKAFLEAEAYPGPSLVIAYAPCINQGIRKGMGKTQYEGKLAVESGYWPLYRFDPRRAENGENPLVVEYKAPDGNIQDFLSGENRYAMLERMLPETSKTLRAGIEKDCLQRYKLLKQLSELDYSLDDSAESPAE
- the rimK gene encoding 30S ribosomal protein S6--L-glutamate ligase, encoding MKIGILSRRKELYSTSSMVRACEERGHEVQVINPLRCYMNITSHNPSILYKGEALEGFDAIIPRIGASITFYGCAVVRQFEMMGVYCVNESVSITRSRDKLRSLQLLARKGIGLPVTAFAHSTKYTEDLINVVGGAPLVIKLLEGTQGKGVVLAETKNTAASIIEAFKGLNANILVQEFIAEASGSDIRCLVIGDKVIASMKRQGREGDFRSNLHQGGTASLITITPEERSTAVRSAKIMGLGFCGVDILRSKHGPVVMEVNSSPGLEGIEKTTGKDVAGKLIAFIEKNAKHGKTKTKGRG
- a CDS encoding ATP-dependent zinc protease family protein, which encodes MKRPDTVYGRTIIGWREWACFPELGIPAIKAKVDTGAKTSCLHSFQQEFFERDGKRWIRFGIHPAQGRKDIELFCEAPVVDTRRVTNSGGGVEKRTVIMTPLTMGQLTWEVEVTLTNRDTMKFRMLLGRTAMAQKLVVDPKRSYVLGKDLAAVHKKILISGD